The DNA segment atgcccggttcataactctgccattctgccattggattttgaaataacttggtataaatctttcccataatgagacgatgtgtaaTGCGCAAAATCCAGACTCCTAGCTCTAacgtaaaggtcacacttagatgttaaaggttaacatgaccTTTtcttgttcggtccataactctgccatcggcGGAGGGATTTTACAATTACTCGGTATAATTGTTCGGGGACATTTGTCAAAATGCTTCGGGGCATTTATCACTaataatgacagctcttgtttcttgttTCTTGTATGTTCTAGATCCAATTGAAGACAATAGGTCGTTGGATTCAGCAGTTCCGTTATTAATAGCTTTCGTACGTGTGACAAATCTGTTGTGggtaataaaatcacaaattCTTGCCAGTAATTAATCTTAGTTAAAGCCTGACTCTTCCCAAAATCCTACTTTTTTCCCTACTTTGCTCACACGCTGAAGACTAAAGTTTTCGCAGTTGATCTCTCCCAAACAAGAACAGTAACCTATCACTTGTAACATAACTACTTGCTTCATCTACATGAAACCTCCTCATAGTCACTGAATCGCTGTCCCGAGTGAGAAAACTGTCCCCAATGCCCATCATGTACATTGCAGAGCGGACACACTTTTTAAAAGCTGTTTTGACATCATCTGCACAGTCAGGGCTTATTTTATCGTCTTTGAAACTACAATGTTCTTTTTTCTCCAAAGTCTACCTTTGACGAAAAATATGTAACAGTACTTACATAAGGAAAGTCATCAGCGCTATACTGTTCCCCATCACTAGGCCTtcttcttgcataaaaaaatggCCAGTCTTCTTTAGCAGGATTGAAACATTATGGTTAAGGTTTCCTAAATTCCTAAATTAATCGATGACGTATAAACAGGACGTGACGTCAACGTCACATATATTTGCAGAAAACAGAAGACGCCAGACAACATCATGCGACGTGATGTCCTAACTCAACGGATTATTTAAGAAAATCACATATGCCTTGAAGGAACACCACTTTATTTATTCGCGTAAAGTTTATTGCCATCATTTTTGGATCATACTTTTAAGATTAAAAGCTCTACTAAAAAGTGAGTTGAACAAAGAGTATGAAGTGGTACGAATGTAACACCGATTGACTACGACACCAGTGACTGTTGAGTCTCGTTTTACTGACCTGTTTTCTGCAATACATTCTAGACTACCTACCATTTTGTAATACTTGTACGGTTTCTATCaaatcaaaagatctaacacttcttatttttatttacatcttgcaatattattatgtttgcagctgatattttaacacacacgtacatacatttttacattactgtttttagatatgctttacatttttacatggatgcttttagatatgttttacattattcatagtgttctttacatttttacatggatgtttttaggtatgctttacatttttacatcaatgtttaggctttacagttggcgtttgcaatatgacttcttctcggcgatatatgaccattttgtgtcgattcgccgtaaaaccgaactcactcactcactcactcattctaTCAAATCAATGCCTGTTTTAAATTAGTACCAATGTTTGAGGTAGGTGATAAAAATTTTCATACAAACATAAACTGATGCCATTTCTATCATTTTAAGATTCCATATCAACTGGTCGCTTACAGCTTTGAGTAGAAAAAGAGTCAATGGATGACACAACAAAAACTATGAATATATCATGCACTGTGTAATTATATATGACATGATTGCGATTCATCTGTTACTTGAACCAATTTCACTGAACATCCGTCGTCGTCGGCCACTATTTTACAACCAGGTGGAGGAGCTATCGGACCAGCATGTATGCCATAACTGGAATAGAGTACGAACTCGtaaataaacacataaaataCGTGATGATTAgtttaatacatatttatttcgaaaataacaatcagaattttacaaatatacatatattacaaaagGGGTTAGAATGAAAGAAACCTTATATAGTTCCTCTCCATCATGATTATCATTTTAACCAAAATGCAATTCCTTGTTTATATATAGTCGGCCTCGTGCTGTCAACTGCCAGCACAAAACCAGTCTGCAAGAATGCAATAACAAGAATAATTTTGTAATGATAAAACAAGCCCAGATCTGAACCGCAGTTGGATTGTATGTGTTATTCCGATGAAAGTgtaattttataatgaaaaaaatgaaacagtcaACGTCTTTCTTCCTACAGTTTGTACAACACACAATTTACTTataattttaaagataatacaatacactataaatatttgtttacccGCAACAGGAGAGAATAAGCGATGTATGACTAGTTCCACTTGAACATGTACATTTCTCACACTTATCTTGTAGAAGAAGTTCTCCTCCAGCAGGTATGGTTACGCCATTTGGGGCCGTGCAAAATTCTTtatctaaaagttaaaaaatgttttgaataagtAGCTTCAGACAGATTCAGTAAGACCCGTTATATTAAAGCTTAATAGAGCTAACTGAATGTTATGGACGTAACTTcgttatgaaatatttgaaacaggaaaaagaaaTTAGTTCAAAGTGAACATATGTGATATTTTTTGGAAAGTTTGAAACTCAATTGGAAAACCTTCAAAATTTAACTCAAACCAAACATGTGACAGGAGTGCAATTTAAATTTATGCGAGCATGTCAAGCGAAATAAACGTATACACTTACGTATTACATGTGAACGACAGTACCCTGTTGCTGTATACCAGACgcaaacaaaaatacatacaaataataAACTTCTCATTTTCTATgtcttcaaaattaaaatatggtCTTTTTAATCcgtatttcatataaacagtGTCATTCTTATTGAACTTCGTCATTAAAGTACTAGCAACTGATAAGAGTTTATTGTCATAATTTCTATTTCAGTTCTTagggatcattgagtccatttaATGTATGTGTATAATAGCATGCCTCTTAAACTGTTGCTAACGGCGATGGGTGTCACGCTTTTCAtattccttagatgacgtcacagTACCGTGTTGTGAACAAAATGGCCAGGAAGCTGATTTTATTCTTAAATGCATCAAAATGTGTGCAGTTCATAATAAAACCTTGTTTACAAATAGagaggaaatataatgtaaatataagaaatgaattgtCGGGGCGGGCTATCGGAGCTAATGCGAAATGAACGATAGAATAgcatcggcaaattaaacatgaatagcgcgattcatggatttgccaatcctatCGAAGATAAAATTCTTAAGTGTTGAAAAATCTGCGTCACTTCCAGTAATGTAGTGGCATACTGCGTAAACAGGGTTTATATGGTTTATAAATGTCTACGAATTTAATGTAAGAGATAAGAATTTTCATCAGAAATTTAGATCAACCAGTTGCAGTAtaatacaagtcaaatggtttatcgcggccagaaatttgtataaaccggacagaagttgcgaaattgtcatttgtgcaggaaagaagcgtttaccataatgtccagtactggacagatatagtgaccatgcacggacacagccaattttctcagagggcaggccgatcccctgccccccccccccccccgccccctccTGGACAtttttagcacttcattttttgcattctgggacagttttatggactaacctgttaaatttgggaaaatgaaaaaatcaagctttcttgaaggtaaaattcttagtttctttcagataaataatatgaattatgtcggggtcgtatgtagcagcagccgcatatactttacatgcagtcctaatgttgcctttttcgaaaaacattttctttccttcttgtctttttcccttttttaaagattttccagagggggtccggacccccgatacccccactctggatccgcgcatggtgacatatcatgctttctgtttatgcaagtaaacttgtgtttggttaaatttcaacagagcacaattgtctgaacagtgtacaaactcattactgttttttcgggcaagggtggaaaaaaagtggtaaacaatgaaagcagtaacagttttattaaaaaaaattaacaatgagacaaacatttccaacatctttggacggttcaaaaatcccatgttaaacatacgataaagcccgaaacgcgtgaaaatgttccgaatgtaaatcgggtgaaatagacgctcgtatagttagatgatgcgtctagattgattaaactgggcgagtctacttacttattacttgaggatgaaaaaaacgtgttttttaaatgttgctcttaaacaagggtggcggttgaattactaaaagtacaacaacagttaattcacaacaaatcgtacggtatgtttttataatcagtagaagctagtcgtatttacgcttatgagacctgtttcacccataagtgaagaattcacaggtccatcatgaaatattttccccagcgtgcaaatacttgtcctattcaatatggcCGCGATCAACAATAGCAGACTTGGGGACCATACTATGTATTCCTGTACGTGAACTCACTACTACTTTATTCTCTGATGCGTCTGTATAAAGAAACTGCTTCAACTGGTGCCAGAGGGTGTCAAagatatatcatattttataatataaccATGAACAGAATTACTCACTCAGATCGATTTCAGTTATGTTTCTTTGCCTAAAAGGGATCTTAAACAGAATTCTTTGTCAAGTAATATTACTGCCGATTTCAGAAAAGTGCGCCGATATAGTATTTTCACCAAACACATGTAgtgactgactgatatcgattttcttatc comes from the Mercenaria mercenaria strain notata chromosome 9, MADL_Memer_1, whole genome shotgun sequence genome and includes:
- the LOC123548073 gene encoding uncharacterized protein LOC123548073 yields the protein MRSLLFVCIFVCVWYTATGYCRSHVIHKEFCTAPNGVTIPAGGELLLQDKCEKCTCSSGTSHTSLILSCCGYGIHAGPIAPPPGCKIVADDDGCSVKLVQVTDESQSCHI